Within the Pseudomonas orientalis genome, the region TTCGACACGCACGCGGTCCTTGCCGGTGCGCATCCAGTTGCCTCGGGAAAAGATCGGATAGCCGAGTTCCAGCGCACGGTCAACGTCGCGGCAGATGCCGTCAATCACCGTGCCGGCCAAGCGTTGGCGCGAGGCGGTCGAGGTCAGCAAATCCCCCCACACGGTGGTGTCCTGCCGCCCCTGGTTGTCGATCACCACCACCTGGCCGGCTTCGAGGTCATCGATGTAATCACCCACCGAACCACCGTCCAGGCCAATGGGGCCGTAGCGCAGGGTCCAGGCTTTGCCCGTGAGCTTGAACGTGCGGTCCAGGGGCATGATGTCGGTGCATTGGCAAACGATGTTGAGGCGGTCCATCGCATCGCTGAGGTCGGTGCAGCTCAGGCCGTCAAGACGGGTAAAAATAGAGGTTTGCATGATGGGGCCTTCCTTGTGTCCTGTGGGTTAACGCGCGGTGGCGGCGGCACTGAATGCGTGGATTTTGTCGACGATCTGGCGTGACGCCGTCCGGATTGCCGTGCTGGTATTGCCGGCGATGTGCGGCGTCAATTGCGCATTGGGAATGTCGGTCAATGGCGAGGCGAAACGGTCTTTTTCCAGGGCAAAGGTATCGATGGCGACGGCTTTGATATGCCTGGGAAACTGGCGCATGAAGGCGGCCAATTGCTGCTCGTCGACGATACCGCCGCGTGCGGTATTGATGAGGATTGAGCCCTGGCGCATCTGCCGGAACTCGGCAGTGCCGAACATGCCTCGGGTCTGGGGGGTGAGCGGTACGTGGATCGAGACGATGTCCGCCTCGGCCAGTAACTGTTCAAGACCTGCGCGTCGTTCAAGTCCGAGGCTGTGCGCTACCGGCTCGGTAAAACGTTCGGACCCGGTGGCGATCACCTTGATGCCCAGCGCCGCAGCCTTGCGCGCCACCTGCCGGGCAATGCTGCCTGTGCCCACCAGCCCAAGCGTCAGTTCGGCGTATTCGGAGGCAGGTGCCAAGGTGCCTTTTGCCCAATGGCCGTTGTGCGTTTCGGCGTTGTAGTCATCCAGGTCGCGCGACAAAAACAGCGCCTGGGCCAGGACGTATTCGGCAACAGCGGCCGCGTTGGAGCCCGGCGTATTAAGGATCACCACGCCGCACTGCTCGCACGCCAGCCGATCAATATGATTGACCCCTGTGCCAGCCTGGGCAATGGCGCGCAGTGGCGTGGCCAGCGCCGTCGAGGTGGCGGCGCGAATCAGGCCGGCGCCCAGGGGAATGTTCAGGCGCGTCTTGAACACGCTGTAGCCGCCAGCCCGACTTACGGCGACAATAAAGGCCGGCTCGTCATGGCAGTCGATCTCGGCATAGTCAATACGCGTGCCGTAGTGCTGCCGAATGCGCTCTTTGTCCGCAAAATAGTGCAGGTTGAGGGTGACGCCCAGGCCCCGTTCGAGAAATCGATCGACTTCCTCAAACAGTAACGGCGGCCCGGGGGCATCCAGTATCAGGGTGGTCAATGCCATACCGTTGATCCTCTTGGAGGGTAGCGCCTGCCGATACCCGGGTTGCCCCAGGCATCGGGGTTAACCATCGGGTTAATCACCAAGTGAAATGGTGGGCGCTGGTAGGATCGACCAGGCCCGCGTCGGTACTCACGGCCGCGAGGAACCCGCTGTAGAAATCATTCAGCGATGAAGACTGGATGAACGCGGGATTGCTTTTGGCGTAGATCAGGAACAACCGATAGATTCGCAGGTTCTTTTCCTTGCGGTAGACCTCGGCCTTGAGACTGGGCCATAGGTTGAGCACGCTGTTTTCCTTGATTTTCCATGGGTCCGCCGGCTCGGTGCCGGTGGTGGCCTTGTACACGAAGCGCTTACCTTCAATCACTTCCAGGTGCAGGCTGGCCAGCAACTGTTCTGCCGTGCCGACAGCTTCAGTCTTCAAGGCCTGCGCCAGCGCCAGGATGTGGGCCTTCTCCGGAATGCTGCCGGTCAGCGTCAGCCAGGCGCATTTGAGGTCGGTTCGCGCAATGGCGTAGGCCATCCCTTTGACGTAGGTATGAAAGCTCTCATCCTCGTTAAAAGCCTTCGACAGCTGCGTTGCCGGCGCTGGCGCGAACTGCCCGACGCCGATCAGTTCGCTGTGCAACCCACCGGCCAGCAAGGCGCGGGTCCAGGGAATCGCACGAATGGCATCGGGGCGCGACTCGAACACCTTGATGTTGAAGATACGAGAAGGCGGCCGGGTGCCTTTGGCGGTGGCCCTGACCACATCGAATCGCGCCAGGTCGCGCAGCAGGGAAGGCAGCGCAGGATGCTCGAAGAACGTCGCCTGGTAGCGGCGCACTACGTCCCCCCAACGTTGAATCCTGCCGGCAATGACCTCCTCGGACAGCTGCGGCTGGGGCTCGGCGTGCATACGGTACAACTGGCTGAGAAAGTTGACGGACTGGTTGCGGGTCAGCAGATGCGCGCGCATCTCCGCACAGCCGGCCAGCATGAAGCGGGTTTCCGGGCCCTCCAGCGCGCCGAACTCCTGCAAGGTCTCGGCGATCACCCCATTACACCGTGCGTGTTCCCCGCCCATGATGACGTGGACGACCACCTCGATGCCGTAACGGGCCGCGATCAGCTTGTGCTGGTTGGCAATCGCCATGTTCAGTTTGTGCATGGCCTTGCCGCCCTGCTTGCCCGTGTCGCTGGGGCCAAACGTGATGTATTGACGGTTGCCGCGCGTTGCCAGGTGCTGGCGGTACACCGGGTTTTCGTACACCTCATGCACGGTGGCCAGCGTGCGCTCGGCACCTGCCAGGTCTTCGGGTTGCAGGGCGATGTCGATCCCATCCCGCACCTGGGCCGCTTTCATCAGGAACAGCACTTCAAGCGCGCTGAGGGCCGAGGTGTACTCGGCGACTCCGTGGATTTTCATGCGGTCGCGATAACGGTCGATCATTTCAAACCGTTCCACCGCGTTGCGCGCATCGTGCATGCGGATATAGCTTGGGTCCTGCTCCATCAGCGCAATGTAATCCTGGCCTGCGTATTGCTGGACTTTGCGGGTGTAAAGCGGCGTGGTGCGTTGCAGATACTCCTGCCACAGGCCAGCGGGCGTCTGGGCCGCTGCGCCTTCCAGCGCGACCTCAAGTGCGGCCTGACGCGTACGCTCATCCAGCTCGCGATAATGCCGGCCCTGGCCCAGGCCAATGGTTTCCAGCCACTGGCTGGACAGAATCTCATCGACCACGCTGCTGAACATCTCGGCGTTTTCACGAAACTCGATATCCAGATAGTGAAAGCCAAACGCATGCACCCGCAGCAGCAGACGGTCGATGGCGGCCGGCTGGGTAAAACGGATGCTGCTCAGTGCATCGATCAGTTCGGCGGGACGCTCGAAATGCGCGGGATGATCCTGGCCCACGCGGGCACGAATCTCTTCAAGGCGATGCCGTGCGCCGCCGTCCTTGATCAGGCTGTCGATATCGGCGATGTAGCGATTGCGCAGCGCCGTTTCCAGCGCCAGCACCAGGGTTTCGGTGTGCTGGTTGGTGTCATAAGGGCGGCCATCCTTGTCGCCGTATAACCAGGTGAACAAGGTCAGCCATTTTTCCTGCGGCGCCAGGCCCAGGGCGTGATGCACGTCGGGCAACGCGTCATACACACTGTCGGCGTAAAAAATCTGTGATTCGATATCCGTGCCATTACTGCCCGACCACACGGCGTTGTACAGCTCCAGCAGGAGCTGCGCAGTGACTTGAGGCTTTTTGAGGCCACGGTCTTCGACGTGCTGGGCCAGTTTCTGCAAGACCAGCACAACGGAGTGCTTGAGCTGGTCGGTCTCTTTGCACAGCACCCCAAGGCTGATATTTACTCCCGCCGGCGCTGTAATCAACTGCGGGTCAAGCGTGAGCAACTGACGAGGCAGGCTGGCCTGCGACGCAATCTGGGTCGCCACGCTCCTGACCGACAATTCGAACAGCAGTTGCTTGATCAGCAACAACTTCCAGAACGCCTCGACGTCCTTGCTGGAACGGGATTCAAAGAACGCCTTGCCCAGGGCAGCGGCCAATTTCGAATCACCCTTGTCCAGATACGACAGCGTATCGATTTCAGCATAGATTCTCAGGCAGGCGCGGGTGTGCGGGGCTTGGGAAGCATCATCCGTGTTGGCCTTGAGTGCGTGCTCCAATGCTCGCCATAGAACGTCATGCAGTAGCGCGGGGTTGGTATGGCCGATTGAGGGGCGAGTTGATGCATTTTCCAGTATGGAATTGATCACATGATTCATGGGTTCAAGCCTCGATAATTGTCAAATCCCTTGTTTGCAGTGCGCCGGACGGACACACGCAAAATCATCAATGTCCCAGGCTTAACCCACAGCGTCGCAACGAACGGAAATTACCTGTTCGCCGACAGAAAGCCCCCTAGCCGGTACCGAAAAACGGCAGAAAACTGAAACAAATTGTTACATCCTCCCGCAATAAAACATGGCTTGGATTTCTCCACAAAAGACCTTTTTGGAATAGCCAACTTGAAAATAAAGATAGGAAGCTAATAAAAATCACGGCACTGAAGTCCGGTTGACTGCCTGCATATTTTCTAACGTGCTGATTATTTGACATTAATTTGCAGGCACGAAAACCGGCTGAGCCGAGGGGGATATCGAGTAGGAATCACCTGCGGGCGCAATCTAAATAATTCTTCATCAACACCATTTCCTACTCAGGGAGCAGACATCCTTCCTGCCTGCAAAAGAAAAACCCGGCGCTTGGCCGGGTTTTGTCAGTTCATGCTGTGGGACGAACTACTTCGCACCGCCATTGTTACGGTCGGTCTGGGCGTCCTGATCCGATCCGGGATTGCCCGGCGGGGGGTTCCAATCTTCCGGCTTCTCGCCTGTACCCTGCTTGGGCTCGGATTCAGCTTGCTCCAGGCCTGACGCGTGACCTTCGCCCAGGTCGGGCACTTGCTTTTCCGGTCCGGGATAGGGCGCTGCGGGACCGTTATTGTCATCGACCATAAATCACCTCTATTTCACTAGCGCGGTTGCGCACAGGGCTGAGTGGGCTGTTCAGACAGAACGTGCGAGTGCCCTTCAGCACGCGCCCGGCGGGATACCGTCCTTGTTGAAATCCTTCAGTCGCTCACGCTCCTCTTCGGTGGAGTGCGCCGGCGTTTGCTCTTCGGGTTCCTTGGGCTTTTCTTCGGTCATGGCTGATTCCTCCAGGTTGTAGAGTTTCGGCACTCTGCGGTGCAGGCAGTTCAAAATGAATGGTCGCGCAGGCTGCGGCCTTGTGACTTTTGGTTCTCCGCGCACACAAAAAAGGCGCTCCGAAGAGCGCCTTTCTACCGCCGATTGCCTTACTGCAAACTGACCTGACGCAGCTCGGGCTTGGCCTCGCCACCGATCATGATGCGCTTGGGTTTGGCCTCTTCAGGCACCTCGCGCAGCAGGTCGATGCTCAGCAGCCCGTTGTTCAAGGCCGCGCCGCGCACTTCGATGTGGTCCGCCAGGCGGAACGACAACCGGAAAGCACGCTGGGCGATGCCCTGGTGCAGGTAAGCGACCTTCTCGTCGGTTTCGCGTTTGCCGCCGGAAACCGTCAATACACCTCGTTCGACCTGGATATCCAGATCCTCCTCGGTCAGGCCAGCCACTGCGATGACAATCCGGTAGGCGTCATCACCGTGCTTTTCCACGTTGTGAGGTGGATAGGAATTCGGAGCCTCGCTGCGCAGCGCCGACTCGAACAGGTCATTGAAGCGATCAAAGCCCACCGATTGACGGAACAGTGGGGCCAACGAAAGGGTAGTAGCCATTTTAAAATCTCCTGAGTTTCTCCAAGTGATTTAGGACGCGACCCGCATTCGGCATCGCGTGATCAAAAATTTATGGACGCGCAAAAGGATTTCAAGGGGGCTGAAAAAAATTTTCTTTGCTGATATCGCTATAGCAGGAACGGCGGGGTCAGCGCTTGTGCTCTAATCTCAACACAGGCGTGCTTTACCCCGTGAGCGCCTGCGACAGCCCTTGAGGTATACAAAAATGAAAATGACTCTCCCAGCCCTGGCATTGGGCATCCTGATCTCCCAAGGCGCTTCGGCCGCCGGGGATGGCACAGCCGCTCTGGGCGGCGGTGTCGGCGGCGTGCTGGGTAATGTCGTGGGCGGACAGCTCGGTGGCTCGACCGGTGCGGCCATCGGCGCCGGTGTAGGCGGTGCGACCGGTAGCGCGGTGGGCGCGCGCAAAGGCAATCGAGCGGAGGCGGCACTGGGCGGCGGAGTTGGCGCTGCGGGCGGTTCAGTGATCGGCAATCACTTGGGCGGCAGCACCGGCTCGGCCATCGGCGCCGGCCTGGGTGGCGCCGCCGGCGGCGCGATGGGCAACAACCTGGGGGATGACGGCGGGAAACACAAAGGCAACAAGCATAAGCACAAGAACAAGCACCGCTGATCCTCTGACGCTCTCCCGACAGCACACTCGCCGGGTTGAACGACCTTGACTCGCCCTTCAACCCGGCGTGTAAGAGGTAGCCTTCACGCCCACTACATCGGCGTACTGCTCACCACCCGCAGTGCCAGTCCTTCATAGGCATCCAGCGTAATCGTGAAGGTGCCCTCCTCGGTCAAATCCCCTTCCACTCGCTCATTGATGATGTCCACCACCGGCCCCGGTGCGATATTGGGCAGGTGCAGGGATTCGGTGATCGGCGTGGCGCCGAAGTTCAGCGCAGTGATCTGCGTCCCCTTGCCTGCCGGCAACTCATGCACCATGACTAGCAGGCCCGGGTGCTCGACGTCCGGAATCAGAATCTGGCGGCTGGCGGCAATGTCATAGGCGCGGCGCACGCCGAGGATCTTCTGCAATTGCGAGGCGAAGGAGTCCGGGTCCTGCAACTGGCTGTTCAAACTGCCGTACAGGCTTCTGGAACGCGGCATCTGCCCGGCCGACAGTTCGGCGTCGGGGTTGAGGTCGACCAGGTCGTAGGCGCCGCGATGAATCCAGCGCGTGTCGCCATCGGCCATCAAATGCCCGACCTCTTCGGCGGCCAATGGCAGCGCACCCACCAGGTCCCAACCGGACAGCGCAAACACGCCTGGCTGCATGGCGTTGTACATCACCAGCAGCAGATGGATCTGGCGAATCTGCTGCACATCGGCCGCGGTGATCGCGTCCAGGTCGCGAATGCCCAGCGCCGCAGTGATGATACTGGCCGTGGTGCAGGACACGCCGTTGGTGACGAACTTGAGGTTATACGGCGCGTGCTCGCCGGTCAGGCGTTCATACATCTGCTCGCGGATATGCTCGCGCAGGATGTTGCCGGGAAAGGTCTGGCCCTGGAACATGAAGCTGTCATGGGCATGCAACGTCCAGAAGTGCACCAGTTCCAGGGTCAATTCATCGTGGTTTTGCAGCGCGTGGATCAGCGAGCCAGGGTCGATACCGAGGCTGTGCATCTGGCGCAGCATCAGGCGCAGGAACTCGGCATCGCCCATCAGCAGCGCATGCTGGTAGGCCGGCCGGGTGATGAAGTCATAGGACAGGTCGGCGCCGCCGTGGGACATGGAAGCGATGTCGTCGACGGTGAGGTTGAGTTCCTGGAAGCTGAAACCCCCGGCCTTGCGAATCGCGCCGCCCAGCAACTGGTTGCCGGTGATCGACAGCGGATGGCTTTCCGACCAGGCACTGCCGTCGAGCTTGCGTTCCACGCCGAGAAAGCCATTGGCGTCCAGGCGCAGGATCTTGGCGCCCATGACATCGATGGCGTGCAGTGCGTCGCCGATGATCATCTGCTGGGCGGCGAATGACGGATCGAGCCAGTTCAGCGACGGCTGCCCTTCCTTGAAGTAATGCAGGTACACCCAGCGGCGCGGCTTGCCGTCGACCCCCATCACCACGGGCGTGGCGCTCCAGTCGGTTTCCTTGACCCCGGGCTCGAAGAAAATCACCCGCTGCAATTGGCCGACGATGTAATGCTTGTCGCGCAGTGCGTCCACCTGCGGCGGGCTGAGGTTCTGCGCGTCGCGGCCC harbors:
- a CDS encoding Hsp20 family protein; protein product: MATTLSLAPLFRQSVGFDRFNDLFESALRSEAPNSYPPHNVEKHGDDAYRIVIAVAGLTEEDLDIQVERGVLTVSGGKRETDEKVAYLHQGIAQRAFRLSFRLADHIEVRGAALNNGLLSIDLLREVPEEAKPKRIMIGGEAKPELRQVSLQ
- a CDS encoding phosphoenolpyruvate carboxylase; its protein translation is MNHVINSILENASTRPSIGHTNPALLHDVLWRALEHALKANTDDASQAPHTRACLRIYAEIDTLSYLDKGDSKLAAALGKAFFESRSSKDVEAFWKLLLIKQLLFELSVRSVATQIASQASLPRQLLTLDPQLITAPAGVNISLGVLCKETDQLKHSVVLVLQKLAQHVEDRGLKKPQVTAQLLLELYNAVWSGSNGTDIESQIFYADSVYDALPDVHHALGLAPQEKWLTLFTWLYGDKDGRPYDTNQHTETLVLALETALRNRYIADIDSLIKDGGARHRLEEIRARVGQDHPAHFERPAELIDALSSIRFTQPAAIDRLLLRVHAFGFHYLDIEFRENAEMFSSVVDEILSSQWLETIGLGQGRHYRELDERTRQAALEVALEGAAAQTPAGLWQEYLQRTTPLYTRKVQQYAGQDYIALMEQDPSYIRMHDARNAVERFEMIDRYRDRMKIHGVAEYTSALSALEVLFLMKAAQVRDGIDIALQPEDLAGAERTLATVHEVYENPVYRQHLATRGNRQYITFGPSDTGKQGGKAMHKLNMAIANQHKLIAARYGIEVVVHVIMGGEHARCNGVIAETLQEFGALEGPETRFMLAGCAEMRAHLLTRNQSVNFLSQLYRMHAEPQPQLSEEVIAGRIQRWGDVVRRYQATFFEHPALPSLLRDLARFDVVRATAKGTRPPSRIFNIKVFESRPDAIRAIPWTRALLAGGLHSELIGVGQFAPAPATQLSKAFNEDESFHTYVKGMAYAIARTDLKCAWLTLTGSIPEKAHILALAQALKTEAVGTAEQLLASLHLEVIEGKRFVYKATTGTEPADPWKIKENSVLNLWPSLKAEVYRKEKNLRIYRLFLIYAKSNPAFIQSSSLNDFYSGFLAAVSTDAGLVDPTSAHHFTW
- a CDS encoding NAD(P)-dependent oxidoreductase, with the protein product MALTTLILDAPGPPLLFEEVDRFLERGLGVTLNLHYFADKERIRQHYGTRIDYAEIDCHDEPAFIVAVSRAGGYSVFKTRLNIPLGAGLIRAATSTALATPLRAIAQAGTGVNHIDRLACEQCGVVILNTPGSNAAAVAEYVLAQALFLSRDLDDYNAETHNGHWAKGTLAPASEYAELTLGLVGTGSIARQVARKAAALGIKVIATGSERFTEPVAHSLGLERRAGLEQLLAEADIVSIHVPLTPQTRGMFGTAEFRQMRQGSILINTARGGIVDEQQLAAFMRQFPRHIKAVAIDTFALEKDRFASPLTDIPNAQLTPHIAGNTSTAIRTASRQIVDKIHAFSAAATAR
- a CDS encoding RraA family protein, translating into MQTSIFTRLDGLSCTDLSDAMDRLNIVCQCTDIMPLDRTFKLTGKAWTLRYGPIGLDGGSVGDYIDDLEAGQVVVIDNQGRQDTTVWGDLLTSTASRQRLAGTVIDGICRDVDRALELGYPIFSRGNWMRTGKDRVRVEAIQAPVTLGGVRVQPDDWLRGDGDGLVVIPAGSLSQVLAVAEEIHQAEEHIRAAIEAGMPLRQARADYGYHALQTPRR
- the treS gene encoding maltose alpha-D-glucosyltransferase codes for the protein MTAADNDHVNWLVQQSMLNAARQRAKLYSGQGRMWQQPFAQTRPRDASALSSVWFTAYPASIVTREDGTVLEALGDETLWHALSKIGIQGIHNGPLKKSGGLSGTQHTPTIDGNFDRISFDIDPQLGTEAQLQALTRMAAAHNAVIIDDVIPSHTGKGADFRLAEMAYEDYPGLYHMVEIREEDWPLLPDVAEGRDAQNLSPPQVDALRDKHYIVGQLQRVIFFEPGVKETDWSATPVVMGVDGKPRRWVYLHYFKEGQPSLNWLDPSFAAQQMIIGDALHAIDVMGAKILRLDANGFLGVERKLDGSAWSESHPLSITGNQLLGGAIRKAGGFSFQELNLTVDDIASMSHGGADLSYDFITRPAYQHALLMGDAEFLRLMLRQMHSLGIDPGSLIHALQNHDELTLELVHFWTLHAHDSFMFQGQTFPGNILREHIREQMYERLTGEHAPYNLKFVTNGVSCTTASIITAALGIRDLDAITAADVQQIRQIHLLLVMYNAMQPGVFALSGWDLVGALPLAAEEVGHLMADGDTRWIHRGAYDLVDLNPDAELSAGQMPRSRSLYGSLNSQLQDPDSFASQLQKILGVRRAYDIAASRQILIPDVEHPGLLVMVHELPAGKGTQITALNFGATPITESLHLPNIAPGPVVDIINERVEGDLTEEGTFTITLDAYEGLALRVVSSTPM